DNA from Fibrobacter sp.:
TGCGTGCGAGTTCCTTGTCCAATTCGTTCAGCATAATGTTGCTGAGCAATGGACTCAGTGGTCCTCCTTGCGGAGTGCCTTCCTCGCTTGCATGCCACAGCCCTTTGTCTATGACTCCGCTTCGAAGATACTTGTGTATAAGGCTGACTACTCTGCCGTCCTTGATGGTTCGGCTGAGTATCTCTATGAGTTTGCTGTGGCTCACTGTGTCAAAGAAGCGTTCGAGGTCAAGGTCAACTACGTACTTGTAGCCCCCATCGACTATCTTCTGCACTTCTCGCAGTGCGTTCAGGCATCCTCTTCTCGGGCGGAAGCCGAAGCTTCGCTTGGAGAATTGGGGCTCATAGATTATTGTCAGTACTTGGTTGATGGCTTGTTGCACCATGCGGTCAACCACGGTGGGTATGCCCAACAGGCGCATCTTGCCGTTGTCCTTGGGTATCTCTACCCTTCGGACGGGATTCGGACGGTATGTACCGTCAAGCAAGGAGCGTATCAGTTCATCCTTATTAGCCAAAAGCCATGGGAGCAACTGCTCGCATGACATCTTGTCGATACCGCC
Protein-coding regions in this window:
- the ltrA gene encoding group II intron reverse transcriptase/maturase — its product is MTEDNIVEVPFDKEHLLEVILSPDNLNEAYKAVVRNKGCGGIDKMSCEQLLPWLLANKDELIRSLLDGTYRPNPVRRVEIPKDNGKMRLLGIPTVVDRMVQQAINQVLTIIYEPQFSKRSFGFRPRRGCLNALREVQKIVDGGYKYVVDLDLERFFDTVSHSKLIEILSRTIKDGRVVSLIHKYLRSGVIDKGLWHASEEGTPQGGPLSPLLSNIMLNELDKELARRGHPFVRYADDSMIFCKTQRAAERVRESMTKFIEGKLFLKVNKEKTVVSYI